The Gadus macrocephalus chromosome 9, ASM3116895v1 genomic interval GGGAAGGGAAAGGTTCACAATAAAGACTAAATGGCACTCACGTAGCAGGAGAGAACAGAAGCTCAACCGTGTTACCATAGGGCTTCACTGATCACCACGGCTATGAAGATAATGTAATGGCTATGAATGTTGTCACTGATACATagccaaaaacacaaaaaaaaagaaaagacgtCTGAGGATTTCCCAAAAGTTCCCAAATACATGTGCTTGTTGTTCTGGACTACGGTCCTCAGTTGCTCCAAACCTCTAAAACCTTTAACAACAATATGGTATCATTTTAATCAGCCATATAAACATGAGTTGTTGTAGTATGCGTTATAACCTTGAGTATTTTTTCTGCAGTACCGTGAAAGCTACATTATTACTCTAGCTTGCTCAGGCCTGGGTGGATGTGGGACTTATTGTGAAGGACACAAGGCACTAATGTTCTGCAGGTTACTCGGGGttgagtgtgtatgcatggcGGGGCCAGGTCGTAGTCAGTACATAACGGCTCTATGATGAAAGCGTTACATGGAACCACTTACCTCAcgttaattatatatattcatatatttatgtacacaatatagtagaAAAGGGCCGGTCAAAGATAAGAGCTTAATAAAACGCAGGGTACCTCCCAGGTTATGTAGGATACCAATAATGACAACCCTGCAATTGCACTTTTATATTCCTTTAACTACATGTTGTTTAACAAcctttaataataattacagtGAAACATCAAAATCTGATGGCTGAATACAGGTCCATAAAGAACACCTTGTTCGTCTCATTAAAtatacatgtaaaaaaaacgGACACCAGCGTGACAGAGTGTGAGATTAAGAGTGACAACCCTAGAGTATTGTCATTTGGGGGGAGATGGCGAGATTAACATCCATGTTCTGATACGAGGGATCAAGAGTATCCCGGTGAAACCGTCTCCTTGGAGATCTGCTCGCCAACGCACCTGCAGCCACTTGAGTCATCACTACCCCGCTAACGTCACTCAAAGCCAGACTCCGGGAGAGGAACCCAAAGGACGCTCCACCATGAGCATGAATGGTGCGACTCTAATGCATATGGATGGACGCACAGAGTGACAAACCTAAGCACAGAAGACACCCGACTTTCTCACAAAGACAAACATCCTAAACAAGGGAGTTCAAACCCAGTGAAGAAACATTTATGTACAAGGTCTTTCCTTAGGCTAAGGCCTGGTGCTCTCAAGTGACACCCTCTTCTGGTGGCACTTATCAAAGTCATCGCTCTCCCTCATCGCCTTCTCTTCATCCACCACCTGACATTTTCTCCTTTTATACCAGAGACATTCCTCCGCTGACCATTACTTAACTGAGTCATCCCGACCACTTGCTTCTACATTCATCCTCTCCAGCTGGTTCTCCTAGAGAGCCCAAACCCGCCTTTCAGAAGCGCCCTCAAACCAGTACATTTCCAGTCAAGTCCGGGACATTACATGTTACAGGTGTCCCACTCTCTGGAGTCCCCCTAGTTAAGCTTGGGGCTTTGATGTATACCGGACTCCCtatacccccccacccactgctGCCTGTTTTGACATGAATAGATCGGCTTGAATCAGGACCACTCAATTTACATCTTTGGCTGCTGTTGGTTATGCCCGAGTCCAGTCCAAGTCTGAATTCATTAAAATGCAGATTCCTCTTTTTCCACAGCCAATGaaatgtgcgtttgtgtgcgtgtttgtgtttgtgtgtgtgtgtgtgcgagactGCTGTATTGTATGTGAATATTGCACTCccctccaactgccagaaagaAATCCCTCTGGCTGGCAGGCCACCACCAATactaaagaaagaataaaatttaaataaaaaacaattcaTATCTCAACCAGCTAACCAACACCCACACGGTGGTTCTTATCTTACGGCCGCTGGACTGGCTGTCCTGCCCCAGATCTCAGTCAGATTGGGGCTGAGGCAGGGCTATGTGGGCCTCAGATTGGAGGCTCCGGCGGGGTTGACGGGTTTCTGTGGTGCGGCTGCGGGTCCCATGGTGTAGCCTTGCTGCAGGGACGGCGGTGCGGCGGCAGGGGGCTGGTACTGAGCCAGCGCTGGGCTGGGGTTCAGCATGCTGCCCTGGCAGGGGGCCGTGGGGCCCGCCCACTGAGCGCCACTGTACGGGGCCGAGGGGTAGCCGAAGCCCTGGGCCGCGGGGCCCAGGGAGCCCTTGCGTGGCCCAGAGGGAATGGCCGGATTAATGTGcgtggaggagggggcagggAGCGTGGGGCAGAGGTGACCCGGAGCTGAGAACTTGCGGCCCATGTTGGCCGGCGGCAGCATTATCTGCGATGAGAGCAATGACAGAGATTACATTTGAGGGATTATTACGTCACAGCGGTGGATTATATGAGCAGTGGAACGTGAGCGGTTCTGGAGGTGGGAGGCGGGACTGGGGGCTTACGTCGAGGCCCGTGGTCCCGGGCTTTGGGCCCCTCTTGCACTGAGAGAGGATGATGGCGTCTCTGGCCCAGTTGTCCACCAGCTGGTGCAGGTCGTCTGTGAAGGTGCCCTTGGACTTCTGGGCCGTTGGGGCGAGGCCAGGTCCAGCAGACGGGTGGTGGGAGTGACAGGACTTCGGGTGGTGGTTTGATCCGCTGTCGGAACTGGTCCCACTCGCTCCTGAGGACAGACACAAGACCGGTGAAGGGGCTGAGCCGACACAATGAATTCCTCTTATGACCCACAGGTACATGGAGGAGTGTCAGTGGTAAGGAGCAGCCAGGGTTGAGCGACAGGGCGATGGGTACCTGTGGAATGGGGGCTTAGGCTCGGCATGGACGGGGAGTACTTGAGCTGGTGCGGCGGCCCTTTGCCAGGCCTCTCAGAACCCCCCGAGGCAGGAGGGTACGGGGGCTTCTGGGGACTGTGGGCGGATGCTGGAGCTCCTGGAGACAAACGGGAATGGGATCATGATATAGAATGGAGCTGCATGAGAAACCATGGGGCAGGCTTTAACAAGGTGGGATCAGAACTAACGCTCTTCGATGGCTGGCACGCCTTTCTAAAACATCAAACCAGCGTGATTCTGTCGTCTAGGGGAAAAATGAGGCCAATGAGGATTTTAAACCATTGCTCCAGTTGGACTGAATAAGGAGTATGAATGGGAGAAAGGTGAATGTGTACCGTTATTTAAAGAGCCATTGAACACACTGTTTCAGCTTGAATTCAAGCAGGTTTAAAAGTTCTTGGCTGAGTTCTGGGAAGGAGGAgggcgtgttatccccatgaTTATGACCCACAGCATATTTGTGAGACTTTTTTTAGTACATTGTTTGGAATGAATGTTATGAGAGCTGTTGGATATGAAATGCGCCACAAACCATAGCGATATACTGTAGGTGTCCGGGAATCCTATCCCTCATTCGGACGCAGACATTAAATAGATTGCTGCTGTGACGGATCAAGCTATAGGTGTCCGGGAAGCTGGACACCTATAGCTTGATAACCACAGGCCAGTTCTACACTGGCTATGAAGGGCTTGATCACCACAGGCCCAGTTCTACACTGGCTATGAAGGGCTTGATCGACACAGGCCCAGTTCTACACTGGCTATGAAGGGCTTGATCACCACGGGCCCAGTTCTACACTGGCTATGAAGGGCTTGATCACCACAGGCCCAGTTCTACACTGGCTATGAAGGGCTTGATCGACACGGGCCCAGTTCTACACTGGCTATGAAGGGCTTGATCACCACAGGCCCAGTTCTACACTGGCTATGAAGGGCTTGATCACCACAGGCCCAGTTCTACACTGGCTATGAAGGGCTTGATCGACACGGGCCCAGTTCTACACTGGCTTTGAAGGGCCTGGTCACTACGGGCCCAGTTCTACACTGGCTACAAAGGAGCGTCCGAGGCCAGTCCTTATAGATTGAACACTGGTGTTGCCACCAGTACAGATTAGTCACAGGACCCAGCAGCCCTACCTGCGTGCACAGGGCTGGGCTGCCCGCTGTTACGAGCAGACTTGTGACCTTTGCTCTTGGGCCTGCGTCGGCCTCCAGCGATGGCCACGGCGGGGGACAGGGAGGCCGAGGGGAGGGGCTTCCCCAAGCGGGTGAACAGGGCGTCGATCTCCTCCTTCTGGCGAGAATTTAACACCTGGATCTCAAGCATGTGTCTGACACAGGAGAAGGGAGTGGGGTTAGAATCTCTTTTTGGAGTATGTTTGAATGCAGTATTACAGAGCGCTCAGAGTTGTGAGGAGTGACTCACTTCTCTCTGAGCCGGTTGACCTCCTTCTTGAAGCCCTCGTCCTCTGGGTCTTCGTGGTCCTCGTCGTCACTGCTGACGTAGTGCGTACACGAGTTCCCGGGGTAGGGGGTCTCTGACGAGGGGCCGTTCTGCACGCCGGGCCCACATGAGGGCTGGGGGCCGTCCGTGGAGGCTGGGGTCACTGGGGTCGCAACAAAAATACATTACAGACATTGTGTCAACTAGGGCGAAGACCTTCTGGTCAATTGGTTGCTTTTGGACGACcagatttgtttttaaatgcaTGCAATTTTGTACAAACACATTAAATTACACATGCACGGGACGTGTGTTACGTATGGACGTACATTTGACATTTGGCCTTAAAACGTTCCCTTTACACCAAGTGTAAATCAACACTTAACACTTTTGTACGACCAGATTCTCATAGGtcaatttacattacatttaggcTCTGCCGTCACCGTATCGGATTGGAGCGAGATGGGCTCTGAAACCCAGACTTCTTCCACATAGCACTTAAGTGACATCCAGGCTAACAAGTCACCGTGCACACAAGAGTGCACGTGGGTTTTGTTAATCGAATAGTGACGTGCAGACCCCCCAAACCATCAGCTTAGATTCTACGTTCTCTTCTAGGGATGCGCCTTGGTACATTACCCTTCTTTCCCCTGATGTTAAACCCACCCACCTGTGACCGAGAAGCGGCCCACTTTGGAGCTGGCAGCGGGGGGCTGCACAAGGGTGCTGGACACCTGGAAGCGGcccacggtggtggtggtggttgaggtggaggagaggcggGACGGGTCTGCAGCCCGACAGGAGCCCCGGTCCGTACAGTCCCCTCTCTGGACGCCCCGGGACAGGGGAGAGGAGCCGTGCACCGTGTTCTCTGGACtggacagggaggaagaggaggaggacgagcagGAGGTAGAGGATGGAGTCACCGAGGAAGAGGAGACCGTGATGGAAGCTTCTGGAACGTCGCTGAGCTGGAGGACAACACGAGATGAGCGATTTTTTGGAACGCAGTTTAAAAGGAACGAAATATACTAAAATAGTATGTTATTACATAGCCAGTATTACTAGAATGTTGTCACAGGGCTACAGACTTTAACTCTCCCCAACCATTTCTACTGGAACACAAGTGTAGTGTTGCGATGACAAGAGTTTCCATACCTGGCCAGGTCCCACTGTTAACTCGCACTGGGGGCCCGGAGCCGGGTTTCCTTCTGGAAACATCTCAGGGCTCAGAGCCCTCCTCAACTGGGCCTCCAGGTTAACCAGGGGCAGCTGGGACTGGGAAACACCAAGGCACAGTCAGTTCAACAGCCACACTACCTTATGATACTGCAGGGATACTTAtatacatgtttttatttaagaCGCAATAGGGGCCCAACCTGTGCCGGCCCGGGGAACGGAGGTACAAACTCAGAGGGAGGAGTAACAGTTTGATCGAATCCCATAGGAAGGGTCTAATAAAAGAACGAACAAAAAGCACGTATTAGGGTGAATGCAAAGCATGAACAGAAGAtttctctgaataaaccacTGAGCTCACCTGTGCTCTGGGCTTGGTGGGAGGGGTGTGGGCATGCTGGCCCTGtcctggggtggaggtggggcccAGGGCAGCCTGGGATCCAGAGCTCAGGGGCAGGTTGGAGGGGGGCACCAGGGCAGCCCCGGGcggaggtgacgtggtgccggtgggaggagaggaagtgCCCGTACTGAATGCGGCGTCCACCGAGGAGCTGGCGGCCGAGCTCGGGTCTTTGAAGAGAGAGCGCAGTTTCTTATCCAGGGCTTGAATGTCATCCACCCCAGGGGCCTTGGCATCGGCCCCTTCCAGCTCTGCAGGTTGGGGCTGGCCCTGGCCGGGCAGCGTGCCAGACTGGAGGGTCTGAGAGGGGGGAATGGATGCAGGAGCAATAGtagcaggctgctgctgctccgacACCGCCTCGACAGTGCCGAGGGTACTGCCAGCCGCAGAGGGTGCAGAGGCAGCTGTGCTGCCCAGCTGGGAGACGGGCCcttgggggggggaggcttgCTGGGGCTGGGGCGGGGTGGACTGGTAACCAGATGGGGGAGAAGTcgtggaggaagggggagggatggtGACAGCGGGAGcgggctgggaggggggcggtGGTTGGGAGGGCTGGGCAGACGCAGATGGAGGGGCATGAATGGCGGATGCAGCAGGGGAACGGGTTTGAACTGGGACCGGGTTGGGAGAAGCCCTTCCAGTTGAGGCGGGAGGAGAGGCAGTGGTCTCAGCAGGCAGGGAGCTGCTGGGGGCCGGAGCCTCCAGGGGCgcggggttggtggtggaggggggctcAGTGTGGTGGCTGGAGGACCCTGAGCTGGGGTCTGGCTCGGCAGCAGGACGGTGGTGGCGGTGTGGCCCCCCGTGGGCCAGCCTCAGCTCACTGAAGGCCTGCTGAAGGCTGCCAGACGGCGCAGACAGAGACAGGCCGATACTCCCAGGAGCAGCTGGCAGGAGAGCAACAGCAGAAATCATGTATTAGTGATTTTATTTTAGAGCAATGTGGAGCTGTAAAAGGACCTCACTAAAGAGACAGTGAAGTAGCAACTAACGCAACTCAAGTGTGTCAACGTTAACCTATAGAAAGTAGTCCCACTGATCAAGTCAAGTGTGTCAACGTTAACCTATAGAAAGTAGTCCCACTGATCAGGGTTACCTTGATCCCGCTTCTCTCCGAAGGAGGAGGCAAGTCCAGAATGGGGTCCAAAGAACTGCTCTCTGAGACGGGACTCTGGCACAGGGCTGACGATGAACTTGCGACCCGCGGAGTGGACCACCTGGGACGCCGTGCTGGGGGATATTCCTGAGGACAGGGTGGAACACAAGGTGTTAAAGCTGAGCACGAGGGGAGGCACGTGGGCTAAACCAGGGTGGAGGAGACTGCTGGGTGTCTAGATCAGTACTTCTGCTTATAggttaattaattattattactacaaGTAATTTGTCCCATGTATTTTTTGTACATTAGGTtttatgtaacacacacacaaaatgtctgTCCTTCATTAGTTCTCTCCTTATGCCTAAGGTAAATATATCCCAAGTTCTGTATGTTACAAATTGTGACCTTTTTATCGTAACCCAagaggggagtgtgtgtctacctgaAACCAGTGGCGTGGACTGAGGCTGCTGCTGTAGATCATTAATCTGTGGGAAGGAGGAAGTGTGGATGAAGACCAGCATGGAGAAACATCTACAGTGCTGCTATGACGGTTTTAACGTTGGAACAGAAATGCGATGTTAAGGAACGTACCTGGTTGAAGCAGTCCTTTATGCCCTCTCCCTTCTCGTCTGCCATCTCTATGACCTCCCGGATCTGCTCGATGAAGGACTCCAGCTCGCTCTCAAGGATGAATTCACTCTGGACCTAATGACAGCTCTGTATTAGGGACGCCTTGATACAGCGGCCATAGTTCCACCAAAAATATAAATTGCAATAATGATATTGATATGTCCGATATTGGGTCAATTGAAAATGAATATTTTCAAACAATTTGCTCGCCTTTTAAAacttaaatatattttaacaaTCCTCATCTTTGCCCCATGATGTCCCTCAGGCGTATATGTCTAGTAGTTGCCTAAGAATACTGATAGAAACCTATATCTGCATCCATCGTTTTTTATGATTCAGTAAGGGAGCACAAACCACAGAACACAACACCAAAATGAAGCCAATGTAACAGCTTTGTAGCACAGAGAAGATCCAAGACACGTACAACGAGTACCACCAAAGAACACTCCAAAAGGCCCTCACTGTACTGCTCTAGAGCTGTGAAGGAGACGTACCATGATGGAGGCAATCTCCTCCGGGTTGTCACCATCCAGGTCGAATTTGAAAGTCACCATCTTCCTATTGTGAGTCTCCAGCTGGCACTCTGCCACTCTGTCTCCCATGTTGGATATCTACAAGCAGAAACCATCGAGCACGGGTTAGGAGCACGACTGACGTCGAGGAAGGGAAGCCGTCTGGCTCCGCAGAGCAGTGCGCGGGAGAGAAGAGGCCACGTACGTTGAGCACGTTGAGCTTGGCCTTGCCGAACTTCTCGTGGCGCGAGCGGCTCCGCACCGACCGCCGCTGGTGGCGCTTGAGGGAGCGCCCCTCGTGGCGGCCACCGGACGGAGGGCCGCCTTCGTTCCCGTCGCTGAGGCCGGACGCTGCGTCCGACAGGCAGCTGAAACACAAGCCCGGGGTACACCGTGAGCTATCCGCCGAGCCACGTCATGGTGCTCTGGGGTCTTTGATTCTGATGGTAGGCTCATGCCAACCTTTCCACTGGGGGTGGCACCAGCGCAGGCCCCGTTGTCTGATCCACTGGTGCGGTTTGGTAAATAACACTGGTAGGGGCCTGAAAAACAGAGAACACGCCAACTTACAACCAGGGTAGGCCATGGAGCGAGCCACATAACACACAGGGAAGTTGTTGGGGTGTTCAGACATTCAGAGGTGGTTAAAAAATGGAAGATACTGAAACGGTAACACTCAGTTATTACAAAGCTATGCGAGGATGTCGTGGCTGTTGattacagacacactcacagacacagacacacacaaagacacacacctgcagctGAGGAAGGCATGTGGCCTGATAGAGGAAGTACAGATGCTCAGCGTTGATTGGAGGAGACAGGAGCGGACTTGGCTCATTGGCCCAACACTTAACAGTTATGGCAGAAGGAGCAGCATGCGAGTAGAGAGGAACGATAAGAGAGGAAAGCCATGCATGGTAGAAATGAGTGCACATTACAGATCACGTGCACAGGTCACCGTGTTCACAATGGAGATATGCGTGAAAGTGAGAAAGGCTCCAGGGTTGGGGGTACCTGTTGGCCTGCCTGTGGCGGAGTGGAGCTATGTGGGGCAGGACTGGCCTCAGGCTGGGCTGGCTGGACGGGTTGGGAGGGGGCAAGCGACACAGACTGCTGGCCGGACATCTGCAAAGACAAGAGGGAGCGGCAGAGAAAAGGGAAGAAAAACCCCATGAATATTCAAGCTACTTTAACAAAGGGGACATGGTTTGAATTCCAACTACCCCCATCGTTTGTTCAGGCATAGTCTGTACATATTTTCCATGGTGTCTCACAAAAGCCCTAAAATGTACCATGTGACAGAATTTAAAAGTTGAATAATTCACCTTCAAGGAGGCACTGTGCAAGATCAGTAGCCTCAAAGACtaatgctgtgttccaatatccatactatatccgtacttactagccttagtttgagtacgtagggcgttccaattcagatcgggcgaaaataagagtactgaaaggacccggatggtgtactcaaaactgTCATATCTcgaagtgtggatcgatgtacacttttccagggtatctgcaggtttcagcaagtcgaatttaagactttttaagaccttttcaATGCCACCTTGAGTGAAATGTAAGACCTAAAACACGTGATGGTCGGGGTTGGCAACAGACGCGAGGCAActtcggaaacggacgtcttccagccaactgtccttgaatttgcacctacccattgtcgcagactatctagcaagcacgcagataatcgtttatatatgcaggtagtaagaaagaagcctctctacgtccttcctgaaaagtcccacgagaaaaaataaataaaaagcagtcctgccccgacaaatttaagaccttgcgttacagtatttaagaccagcatatgacatttgtaacgaatttaagactttttaaggccttaaatttagaaacatgaatttaagactttttaagactttttaaggatgcgcggGCACCCtgttttcgtactcaacggcagccatcttagctacgtagcggaagagggcggagccaggctgacccaaagtcggcgcattttccacatattaatagacattttgtagtttttagttgtttttttatagctgctaggcgtaaagagttcaccgttcaaagcgggatgtttattgcaggggaggagccgcggcggcagtcgtgatcgtaatttccggttagtgcaccacggagtattcgatttggaacaccactgacatctgaaaattagcgcacttagtgagtgcggatagtgtactacgtttaagactcatggaagtatggatattggaaca includes:
- the LOC132465055 gene encoding serine/threonine-protein kinase WNK1-like isoform X9, translated to MSEKSGNNMVKFLAPPQKMGTGSGSDSMVADRLTTEVRRRHHTMERERCNQEHRFLRRSVISDSNATALDLPLPTKVPQWHLASSAHALQVDVVLAVSEDSAKHEGRGEKAKVNELAAEKTVALVQDLCDGGVLVTAHCIPTINTEPPSRCEVEDRPELKSAREEEEPGAEEEVKESAKARAEAVLREAEYKKVQDDIEEAETKAVGTSPDGRFLKFDIEIGRGSFKTVYKGLDTETTVEVAWCELQDRKLSKSERQRFKEEAGMLKGLQHPNIVRFYDSWEGPSKGRKCIALVTELMTSGTLKTYLKRFKVMKIKVLRSWCRQILKGLHFLHTRTPPIIHRDLKCDNIFITGPTGSVKIGDLGLATLKRASFAKSVIGTPEFMAPEMYEEKYDESVDVYAFGMCMLEMATSEYPYSECQNAAQIYRRVTSGVKPASFDKVAIPEVKEIIEGCIRQNKDERYSIKDLLNHAFFQEETGVRVELAEEDDGEMEAIKLWLRIEDVKKLKGKYKDNEAIEFSFDLSKDVPEDVAQEMVESGYVCEGDHKTMAKAIKDRVALISRKREQRLQVRQEQEKRRLSEEQQLQGSIQQQQQQQQQQQQQQQQQQQQQQQQQQQQQQQQQQQQQQQQQQQQQQHLSQPADTPQPSTQSIPQPASYIPPPQPGQQPLQQNTNYANPQQAQLPGPVQVAPYVPQSTGQGQVAPYVPQSTGQGQVAPYVPQSTGQGQVAPYVPQSTGQGQVAPYVPQSTGQGQVAPYVPQSTGQGQVAPYVPQSTGQGQVAPPGQSASEEPEADQNQQRPMPGVGVNQMGDRPRATSVQQDTQPMMSYSSLPNQQQTPLLYPQTDQLNQQVLQVQTQVQGGQIVAVLPGLPGALSSVMATPPQQGGYYPPALPPQMSGQQSVSLAPSQPVQPAQPEASPAPHSSTPPQAGQQAPTSVIYQTAPVDQTTGPALVPPPVESCLSDAASGLSDGNEGGPPSGGRHEGRSLKRHQRRSVRSRSRHEKFGKAKLNVLNISNMGDRVAECQLETHNRKMVTFKFDLDGDNPEEIASIMVQSEFILESELESFIEQIREVIEMADEKGEGIKDCFNQINDLQQQPQSTPLVSGISPSTASQVVHSAGRKFIVSPVPESRLREQFFGPHSGLASSFGEKRDQAAPGSIGLSLSAPSGSLQQAFSELRLAHGGPHRHHRPAAEPDPSSGSSSHHTEPPSTTNPAPLEAPAPSSSLPAETTASPPASTGRASPNPVPVQTRSPAASAIHAPPSASAQPSQPPPPSQPAPAVTIPPPSSTTSPPSGYQSTPPQPQQASPPQGPVSQLGSTAASAPSAAGSTLGTVEAVSEQQQPATIAPASIPPSQTLQSGTLPGQGQPQPAELEGADAKAPGVDDIQALDKKLRSLFKDPSSAASSSVDAAFSTGTSSPPTGTTSPPPGAALVPPSNLPLSSGSQAALGPTSTPGQGQHAHTPPTKPRAQTLPMGFDQTVTPPSEFVPPFPGPAQSQLPLVNLEAQLRRALSPEMFPEGNPAPGPQCELTVGPGQLSDVPEASITVSSSSVTPSSTSCSSSSSSSLSSPENTVHGSSPLSRGVQRGDCTDRGSCRAADPSRLSSTSTTTTTVGRFQVSSTLVQPPAASSKVGRFSVTVTPASTDGPQPSCGPGVQNGPSSETPYPGNSCTHYVSSDDEDHEDPEDEGFKKEVNRLREKHMLEIQVLNSRQKEEIDALFTRLGKPLPSASLSPAVAIAGGRRRPKSKGHKSARNSGQPSPVHAGAPASAHSPQKPPYPPASGGSERPGKGPPHQLKYSPSMPSLSPHSTGASGTSSDSGSNHHPKSCHSHHPSAGPGLAPTAQKSKGTFTDDLHQLVDNWARDAIILSQCKRGPKPGTTGLDIMLPPANMGRKFSAPGHLCPTLPAPSSTHINPAIPSGPRKGSLGPAAQGFGYPSAPYSGAQWAGPTAPCQGSMLNPSPALAQYQPPAAAPPSLQQGYTMGPAAAPQKPVNPAGASNLRPT
- the LOC132465055 gene encoding serine/threonine-protein kinase WNK1-like isoform X3; this translates as MSEKSGNNMVKFLAPPQKMGTGSGSDSMVADRLTTEVRRRHHTMERERCNQEHRFLRRSVISDSNATALDLPLPTKVPQWHLASSAHALQVDVVLAVSEDSAKHEGRGEKAKVNELAAEKTVALVQDLCDGGVLVTAHCIPTINTEPPSRCEVEDRPELKSAREEEEPGAEEEVKESAKARAEAVLREAEYKKVQDDIEEAETKAVGTSPDGRFLKFDIEIGRGSFKTVYKGLDTETTVEVAWCELQDRKLSKSERQRFKEEAGMLKGLQHPNIVRFYDSWEGPSKGRKCIALVTELMTSGTLKTYLKRFKVMKIKVLRSWCRQILKGLHFLHTRTPPIIHRDLKCDNIFITGPTGSVKIGDLGLATLKRASFAKSVIGTPEFMAPEMYEEKYDESVDVYAFGMCMLEMATSEYPYSECQNAAQIYRRVTSGVKPASFDKVAIPEVKEIIEGCIRQNKDERYSIKDLLNHAFFQEETGVRVELAEEDDGEMEAIKLWLRIEDVKKLKGKYKDNEAIEFSFDLSKDVPEDVAQEMVESGYVCEGDHKTMAKAIKDRVALISRKREQRLQVRQEQEKRRLSEEQQLQGSIQQQQQQQQQQQQQQQQQQQQQQQQQQQQQQQQQQQQQQQQQQQQQQHLSQPADTPQPSTQSIPQPASYIPPPQPGQQPLQQNTNYANPQQAQLPGPVQVAPYVPQSTGQGQVAPYVPQSTGQGQVAPYVPQSTGQGQVAPYVPQSTGQGQVAPYVPQSTGQGQVAPYVPQSTGQGQVAPYVPQSTGQGQVAPPGQSASEEPEADQNQQRPMPGVGVNQMGDRPRATSVQQDTQPMMSYSSLPNQQQTPLLYPQTDQLNQQQVQTQVQGGQIVAVLPGLPGALSSVMATPPQQGGYYPPALPPQMSGQQSVSLAPSQPVQPAQPEASPAPHSSTPPQAGQQCWANEPSPLLSPPINAEHLYFLYQATCLPQLQAPTSVIYQTAPVDQTTGPALVPPPVESCLSDAASGLSDGNEGGPPSGGRHEGRSLKRHQRRSVRSRSRHEKFGKAKLNVLNISNMGDRVAECQLETHNRKMVTFKFDLDGDNPEEIASIMVQSEFILESELESFIEQIREVIEMADEKGEGIKDCFNQINDLQQQPQSTPLVSGISPSTASQVVHSAGRKFIVSPVPESRLREQFFGPHSGLASSFGEKRDQAAPGSIGLSLSAPSGSLQQAFSELRLAHGGPHRHHRPAAEPDPSSGSSSHHTEPPSTTNPAPLEAPAPSSSLPAETTASPPASTGRASPNPVPVQTRSPAASAIHAPPSASAQPSQPPPPSQPAPAVTIPPPSSTTSPPSGYQSTPPQPQQASPPQGPVSQLGSTAASAPSAAGSTLGTVEAVSEQQQPATIAPASIPPSQTLQSGTLPGQGQPQPAELEGADAKAPGVDDIQALDKKLRSLFKDPSSAASSSVDAAFSTGTSSPPTGTTSPPPGAALVPPSNLPLSSGSQAALGPTSTPGQGQHAHTPPTKPRAQTLPMGFDQTVTPPSEFVPPFPGPAQSQLPLVNLEAQLRRALSPEMFPEGNPAPGPQCELTVGPGQLSDVPEASITVSSSSVTPSSTSCSSSSSSSLSSPENTVHGSSPLSRGVQRGDCTDRGSCRAADPSRLSSTSTTTTTVGRFQVSSTLVQPPAASSKVGRFSVTVTPASTDGPQPSCGPGVQNGPSSETPYPGNSCTHYVSSDDEDHEDPEDEGFKKEVNRLREKHMLEIQVLNSRQKEEIDALFTRLGKPLPSASLSPAVAIAGGRRRPKSKGHKSARNSGQPSPVHAGAPASAHSPQKPPYPPASGGSERPGKGPPHQLKYSPSMPSLSPHSTGASGTSSDSGSNHHPKSCHSHHPSAGPGLAPTAQKSKGTFTDDLHQLVDNWARDAIILSQCKRGPKPGTTGLDIMLPPANMGRKFSAPGHLCPTLPAPSSTHINPAIPSGPRKGSLGPAAQGFGYPSAPYSGAQWAGPTAPCQGSMLNPSPALAQYQPPAAAPPSLQQGYTMGPAAAPQKPVNPAGASNLRPT